The following are encoded in a window of Astyanax mexicanus isolate ESR-SI-001 chromosome 6, AstMex3_surface, whole genome shotgun sequence genomic DNA:
- the snrnp48 gene encoding U11/U12 small nuclear ribonucleoprotein 48 kDa protein isoform X2 — MSAGFSPELLEERLRSLQELTEFTESCRTQLTEVFSALDWEPNWGTDSRMEVCSFDANHRVPSRSMEKHKAVCQLVQLGYSREEQAEMYDPSVCYEGTNISSIKLDKHEQHQVILQAQAGAPAVSSAGIYCQGDYSTEPADVPQNYKRTTCDLTVADRLALYDHVVQKAKQQSAQAQSSSNEDLYVDLVSKLKKDEAQNAPKSHLEVLAEMRDYRRRRQSYRAKNVHITKKSYTEVIREVIDVHSGELAKLWQEERKEESKTSQHFHRKQSGEGRSASVESRTSSREENSSRYKHHWKRSREKDSKSRKRDSHSPEEKHHKKKKKKKSKS, encoded by the exons aTGTCTGCAGGGTTTTCTCCAGAGTTGCTGGAGGAGCGGTTGCGGAGTTTACAGGAGCTGACGGAGTTTACCGAAAGCTGTCGCACACAGCTCACCGAGGTGTTTTCAGCGCTGGACTGGGAGCCGAACTGGGGAACAGACTCACGG ATGGAGGTGTGCTCCTTTGATGCAAATCATAGAGTTCCGAGCAGAAGCATGGAAAAACATAAAGCAGTGTGCCAACTCGTCCAATTAGGATACTCCAGGGAGGAGCAG GCAGAGATGTACGATCCATCAGTTTGCTATGAGGGGACAAATATTTCCAGCATAAAACTGG ATAAACACGAACAGCATCAAGTTATCCTGCAGGCTCAGGCAGGTGCCCCTGCAGTCTCCTCCGCAGGAATCTATTGCCAAG GCGATTACTCCACTGAACCTGCGGATGTGCCTCAGAACTACAAGCGAACAACATGTGACCTCACAGTGGCTGATCGGTTGGCTCTGTATGATCACGTTGTACAAAAGGCCAAACAGCAGAGTGCACAGGCACAGTCATCCAGCAACGAGGATCTTTACGTAGATCTTGTCTCCAAGCTTAAGAAAG ATGAAGCGCAGAATGCACCAAAGTCTCACCTTGAGGTTTTAGCTGAGATGAGGGACTATAGGAGACGGCGCCAGTCCTACAGAGCAAAGAACGTTCACATCACCAAGAAATCTTACACTGAG GTTATTCGTGAAGTGATTGATGTCCACTCTGGAGAGCTAGCAAAACTGtggcaggaggagaggaaggaagAGTCCAAAACATCACAACACTTCCATCG GAAGCAGTCTGGTGAAGGCCGCTCCGCATCTGTTGAGTCCCGCACCAGCTCCAGAGAGGAAAACAGCTCCCGCTACAAACACCATTGGAAACGCAGCCGAGAAAAGGACAGCAAAAGCAGGAAGAG GGATTCTCACTCTCCTGAAGAAAAACaccacaagaaaaagaaaaagaagaaaagtaaaTCGTGA
- the snrnp48 gene encoding U11/U12 small nuclear ribonucleoprotein 48 kDa protein isoform X1, with amino-acid sequence MSAGFSPELLEERLRSLQELTEFTESCRTQLTEVFSALDWEPNWGTDSREQMEVCSFDANHRVPSRSMEKHKAVCQLVQLGYSREEQAEMYDPSVCYEGTNISSIKLDKHEQHQVILQAQAGAPAVSSAGIYCQGDYSTEPADVPQNYKRTTCDLTVADRLALYDHVVQKAKQQSAQAQSSSNEDLYVDLVSKLKKDEAQNAPKSHLEVLAEMRDYRRRRQSYRAKNVHITKKSYTEVIREVIDVHSGELAKLWQEERKEESKTSQHFHRKQSGEGRSASVESRTSSREENSSRYKHHWKRSREKDSKSRKRDSHSPEEKHHKKKKKKKSKS; translated from the exons aTGTCTGCAGGGTTTTCTCCAGAGTTGCTGGAGGAGCGGTTGCGGAGTTTACAGGAGCTGACGGAGTTTACCGAAAGCTGTCGCACACAGCTCACCGAGGTGTTTTCAGCGCTGGACTGGGAGCCGAACTGGGGAACAGACTCACGG GAACAGATGGAGGTGTGCTCCTTTGATGCAAATCATAGAGTTCCGAGCAGAAGCATGGAAAAACATAAAGCAGTGTGCCAACTCGTCCAATTAGGATACTCCAGGGAGGAGCAG GCAGAGATGTACGATCCATCAGTTTGCTATGAGGGGACAAATATTTCCAGCATAAAACTGG ATAAACACGAACAGCATCAAGTTATCCTGCAGGCTCAGGCAGGTGCCCCTGCAGTCTCCTCCGCAGGAATCTATTGCCAAG GCGATTACTCCACTGAACCTGCGGATGTGCCTCAGAACTACAAGCGAACAACATGTGACCTCACAGTGGCTGATCGGTTGGCTCTGTATGATCACGTTGTACAAAAGGCCAAACAGCAGAGTGCACAGGCACAGTCATCCAGCAACGAGGATCTTTACGTAGATCTTGTCTCCAAGCTTAAGAAAG ATGAAGCGCAGAATGCACCAAAGTCTCACCTTGAGGTTTTAGCTGAGATGAGGGACTATAGGAGACGGCGCCAGTCCTACAGAGCAAAGAACGTTCACATCACCAAGAAATCTTACACTGAG GTTATTCGTGAAGTGATTGATGTCCACTCTGGAGAGCTAGCAAAACTGtggcaggaggagaggaaggaagAGTCCAAAACATCACAACACTTCCATCG GAAGCAGTCTGGTGAAGGCCGCTCCGCATCTGTTGAGTCCCGCACCAGCTCCAGAGAGGAAAACAGCTCCCGCTACAAACACCATTGGAAACGCAGCCGAGAAAAGGACAGCAAAAGCAGGAAGAG GGATTCTCACTCTCCTGAAGAAAAACaccacaagaaaaagaaaaagaagaaaagtaaaTCGTGA